A window of the Vibrio pomeroyi genome harbors these coding sequences:
- a CDS encoding putative quinol monooxygenase, which produces MSKKVYCIAQFQPKEGKLNELFEVLKSLEPNTLRENGCIQYTVTRHIQSPFAEGQSFPIAFNEIWADNEAFEAHCQRREIQQFFQEQCVEETGLVENFNVAIYSDEPENYDAPVLKPCC; this is translated from the coding sequence ATGTCTAAGAAGGTTTACTGCATCGCTCAATTTCAGCCAAAAGAAGGCAAACTGAACGAGCTGTTCGAGGTTTTAAAATCACTAGAGCCAAACACTCTGCGTGAAAATGGTTGTATTCAATACACAGTGACTCGTCACATTCAGAGCCCGTTTGCTGAAGGCCAGAGTTTCCCAATTGCTTTCAACGAAATCTGGGCGGATAACGAAGCGTTTGAAGCGCATTGCCAACGTCGTGAGATTCAACAGTTCTTCCAAGAGCAATGTGTTGAAGAGACTGGCTTAGTTGAGAACTTCAATGTAGCTATCTATTCTGATGAACCTGAGAACTATGACGCACCTGTGCTTAAGCCTTGTTGCTAA
- the pgpA gene encoding phosphatidylglycerophosphatase A yields the protein MTNPLSAISLKNPWHLLATGFGSGLSPIIPGTMGTLASIPLYLLLVQLPFPAYVAIVVVSCIIGIKICQVTSDDMGVHDHGSIVWDEFAGFWITMALVPMLNIPADDWKWLLTGFVLFRFFDMVKPWPIGWLDARVHGGLGIMIDDIVAGIMAAISLYAVAHFAGWLV from the coding sequence ATGACAAACCCACTATCTGCAATCTCTCTTAAAAACCCTTGGCACTTATTAGCAACGGGTTTTGGCAGTGGCTTATCGCCTATTATTCCCGGAACCATGGGCACGCTTGCGTCTATCCCATTGTACTTATTGTTGGTTCAATTACCTTTCCCGGCTTATGTTGCTATCGTTGTGGTCAGCTGCATTATTGGTATCAAGATCTGCCAAGTCACATCTGATGACATGGGCGTACACGATCATGGTTCTATCGTATGGGACGAGTTCGCAGGCTTTTGGATCACTATGGCCCTAGTGCCAATGTTGAACATCCCTGCTGATGATTGGAAATGGCTATTAACTGGCTTTGTGTTATTCCGTTTCTTCGACATGGTTAAGCCTTGGCCAATTGGTTGGTTAGACGCTCGAGTTCATGGCGGCTTAGGTATCATGATTGATGATATCGTAGCGGGTATTATGGCGGCGATTTCGCTGTATGCTGTGGCGCATTTTGCAGGCTGGCTAGTTTAA
- the thiL gene encoding thiamine-phosphate kinase, which produces MSGEFNLIEKYFVNRQPQRKDVHLAAGDDCALVKAPSNVEIAISTDTLVAGTHFLAEANPAWVAHKALASNISDLAAMGATPAWVSFALTMPEVDEAWLAPFCDSFFKLADYFGIQLIGGDTTKGPLSLTLTVQGFVPEGRALRRDGAKVGDWIYVTGNLGDSKAGLEVLLNPEQNKAKPYALELEERHYISSPRVLAGQALVNLASSAIDISDGVIADLKHILKRSEVGASIDVSTLPISQELCQFAPDITAAQQYALTSGEEYELCFTVPEENKGSLESALSHTGTKVTCIGQIRPVEYFELHNNGEPLSWSLTGYDHFKVN; this is translated from the coding sequence ATGTCTGGCGAATTTAATCTGATTGAAAAATATTTTGTAAATCGACAACCACAACGTAAAGACGTGCATCTGGCAGCGGGCGATGATTGCGCTTTGGTCAAAGCGCCAAGCAATGTTGAGATAGCGATTAGCACGGACACCTTAGTCGCGGGCACTCATTTTTTAGCAGAAGCAAACCCGGCCTGGGTTGCGCATAAGGCTTTGGCGTCTAACATCAGTGACCTTGCCGCTATGGGCGCGACACCAGCATGGGTTTCATTTGCGTTAACCATGCCGGAAGTTGATGAAGCGTGGCTTGCCCCATTTTGTGATTCATTTTTCAAACTGGCTGACTACTTTGGTATCCAACTGATTGGGGGTGACACAACCAAAGGGCCGCTGAGCTTGACGCTTACTGTGCAAGGTTTTGTTCCAGAGGGCCGAGCGCTACGCAGAGATGGTGCGAAGGTTGGTGATTGGATTTACGTAACCGGTAACCTGGGCGACAGCAAGGCAGGGCTGGAGGTGTTATTGAACCCTGAACAGAACAAAGCGAAGCCTTATGCTCTTGAGCTTGAAGAGAGGCACTACATCAGCTCTCCACGAGTGCTAGCAGGGCAGGCGCTTGTGAACCTTGCTTCGTCTGCGATTGATATCTCTGACGGTGTGATTGCTGATCTAAAGCATATCCTGAAGCGTTCAGAAGTCGGCGCAAGCATTGATGTGAGCACGTTGCCTATCTCTCAAGAGTTATGCCAGTTTGCACCTGATATTACCGCAGCGCAGCAGTACGCACTCACCAGTGGCGAAGAGTACGAGCTTTGCTTTACGGTGCCGGAAGAAAATAAAGGTTCGCTGGAAAGTGCTTTGTCACACACTGGAACAAAAGTCACCTGCATTGGCCAGATAAGACCTGTAGAATATTTTGAATTACACAATAATGGTGAACCATTAAGTTGGAGCTTAACTGGTTACGATCACTTTAAGGTTAATTGA
- the nusB gene encoding transcription antitermination factor NusB, protein MGASVKPAARRNARQFALQAIYSWQITKENIATVEEQFLSGGKYDEEEHHAAEPALAMPETDVAYFRDLLTGVALSHMELDSKLRPFVSRPMQDLDLMELALLRLAMYEMTRREDVPYKVVINEAIELAKVFAAEDSHKFVNGVLDKAAPHVRKK, encoded by the coding sequence ATGGGGGCCAGTGTGAAACCAGCCGCACGTCGTAACGCACGTCAATTTGCTCTACAAGCAATTTATTCTTGGCAAATTACTAAAGAAAATATTGCTACCGTTGAAGAACAGTTCTTATCTGGTGGTAAGTATGATGAAGAAGAGCATCATGCTGCAGAACCTGCACTTGCTATGCCAGAAACAGACGTTGCATACTTCCGCGACCTGCTAACTGGTGTTGCTCTTAGCCACATGGAACTTGATAGCAAGCTTCGTCCATTCGTATCTCGCCCTATGCAAGATCTGGATCTGATGGAACTAGCGCTTCTACGTTTAGCTATGTACGAGATGACTCGTCGCGAAGATGTACCATACAAAGTGGTTATCAACGAAGCTATCGAGCTTGCGAAAGTATTCGCAGCAGAAGACAGCCATAAGTTTGTTAACGGTGTGCTTGATAAAGCTGCACCGCACGTTCGTAAGAAATAA
- the ribH gene encoding 6,7-dimethyl-8-ribityllumazine synthase, which produces MKVIEGGFPAPNAKIAIVIARFNSFINESLLSGAIDTLKRHGQVSEDNITVVRCPGAVELPLVAQRVAKTGKFDAIVSLGTVIRGGTPHFDYVCSECNKGLAQVSLEYSLPVAFGVLTVDTIDQAIERAGTKAGNKGAEAALSALEMINVLSEIDS; this is translated from the coding sequence ATGAAAGTGATCGAGGGTGGCTTCCCAGCGCCAAATGCAAAAATTGCTATCGTTATTGCTCGTTTCAACAGTTTTATTAACGAAAGTTTACTTTCTGGTGCAATCGATACTTTAAAGCGTCACGGACAAGTAAGCGAAGACAACATCACTGTTGTTCGTTGCCCTGGTGCAGTTGAACTTCCACTTGTAGCGCAGCGCGTTGCAAAAACGGGTAAGTTCGATGCGATTGTATCTCTTGGTACAGTAATTCGTGGCGGTACGCCTCATTTTGACTATGTTTGTAGTGAATGTAATAAAGGTTTGGCACAAGTTTCTCTGGAATACTCTCTTCCAGTAGCATTCGGTGTGCTAACTGTTGATACGATCGATCAAGCTATTGAACGCGCAGGAACCAAGGCTGGTAATAAGGGTGCAGAAGCTGCACTTAGCGCACTTGAGATGATCAACGTTCTTTCTGAAATCGATTCCTAA
- the ribBA gene encoding bifunctional 3,4-dihydroxy-2-butanone-4-phosphate synthase/GTP cyclohydrolase II — MPISTPQEIIEDIRLGKMVILMDDEDRENEGDLIMAAEHVTPEAINFMAMYGRGLICLTLTKERSSRMGLAPMVQDNNAQYTTNFTVSIEAAEGVTTGISASDRAVTVQAAVAKDAKAADLVQPGHIFPLTAQDGGVLTRAGHTEAGCDLARLAGCEPASVIVEILNDDGTMARRPDLEVFAEKHDIKLGTIADLIEYRNNTETTIERVAQCHLPTEFGDFELVTYRDTIDNQIHYAMQKGDLSNGDPLVRVHLHDTFTDLLHSDRGTERSWSLDKAMKRIGDEGGVLVILGNEESSDSLIHKVKTFEAQDKNEQPTMAKKQGTSRRVGVGSQILQDLGVHDMRLLSSSTKRYHALGGFGLNVVEYVCE; from the coding sequence ATGCCAATTAGTACTCCTCAAGAAATTATTGAAGACATTCGCCTAGGAAAAATGGTTATCCTGATGGATGATGAAGATCGCGAAAATGAAGGCGATCTGATCATGGCAGCAGAACATGTTACGCCAGAAGCGATTAACTTCATGGCAATGTACGGCCGTGGTTTAATCTGTCTAACGCTGACCAAAGAGCGCTCAAGCCGCATGGGTCTTGCGCCTATGGTTCAAGACAACAACGCTCAGTACACCACGAACTTTACGGTTTCGATTGAAGCGGCAGAGGGTGTAACGACCGGTATTTCAGCATCAGATCGCGCGGTTACAGTTCAAGCTGCAGTGGCGAAAGATGCAAAAGCGGCTGACCTTGTACAACCAGGTCATATCTTCCCGCTAACAGCACAAGACGGTGGTGTTCTAACTCGCGCTGGTCATACAGAAGCAGGTTGTGATTTAGCTCGTCTAGCAGGCTGTGAGCCAGCATCGGTTATCGTTGAGATCCTAAATGACGACGGTACTATGGCGCGTCGCCCTGATCTTGAAGTGTTCGCTGAAAAGCATGATATCAAGCTAGGTACCATCGCTGACTTGATTGAATACCGCAACAACACAGAAACAACGATCGAGCGTGTTGCACAATGTCACCTACCGACTGAATTTGGTGATTTTGAGTTGGTGACTTACCGCGATACGATTGATAACCAGATCCACTACGCAATGCAAAAGGGCGACCTATCTAATGGTGATCCTTTAGTGCGTGTTCACCTGCATGATACGTTTACCGATCTTCTTCATTCTGATCGTGGCACTGAGCGTAGCTGGTCGCTAGATAAAGCGATGAAGCGCATTGGCGACGAAGGCGGCGTGTTGGTAATTCTTGGCAATGAAGAGTCGTCTGACTCTCTGATCCACAAAGTGAAGACGTTCGAAGCTCAAGATAAGAACGAACAACCAACCATGGCTAAGAAGCAGGGCACTTCGCGTCGTGTTGGCGTAGGCTCTCAGATTCTACAAGACCTTGGCGTTCATGATATGCGTCTATTGTCTTCAAGCACGAAGCGTTACCACGCCCTAGGTGGTTTCGGTCTGAACGTGGTTGAATACGTTTGTGAGTAA
- a CDS encoding riboflavin synthase — MFTGIVEAVGTLSAITPRGEDITVTVNVGKLDMADVKLGDSIATNGVCLTVVEYNDHSYSADLSLETLKKTGFVDYQAGDKVNLEKAMLPTTRFGGHIVSGHVDGVGEIVERNQVGRAIEFWVEMPAEISKYVAQKGSVTVDGISLTVNDLRKNAFKLTIVPHTSSETTIDQFNVGRKVNLEVDVLARYMERLLQGQQQESEPESRLTMEFLQQNGFA; from the coding sequence ATGTTTACAGGAATTGTAGAAGCCGTAGGTACATTGAGTGCAATCACTCCCCGCGGAGAAGACATCACCGTAACGGTTAACGTGGGTAAGCTTGATATGGCTGACGTTAAGTTAGGCGATAGTATCGCTACCAATGGTGTTTGTTTGACGGTTGTTGAGTATAACGACCACAGCTACAGTGCAGACCTTTCGCTTGAAACCCTGAAAAAAACGGGTTTTGTCGATTACCAAGCAGGCGACAAGGTCAACCTAGAGAAAGCGATGCTACCGACGACTCGTTTCGGTGGTCACATCGTATCGGGTCACGTGGATGGCGTGGGCGAGATTGTTGAGCGTAACCAAGTTGGCCGTGCGATTGAGTTCTGGGTAGAAATGCCGGCTGAAATCTCAAAGTACGTAGCTCAAAAAGGTTCGGTGACGGTGGATGGTATTAGTCTTACCGTGAACGATTTACGTAAGAATGCATTTAAGCTGACGATCGTTCCTCATACCTCGTCAGAAACTACCATCGATCAATTCAATGTCGGTCGTAAAGTGAATCTAGAAGTCGATGTGTTAGCACGCTACATGGAACGTCTACTTCAAGGCCAACAGCAAGAGTCTGAGCCTGAATCTCGATTGACGATGGAATTCTTACAGCAGAATGGTTTTGCCTAA
- the ribD gene encoding bifunctional diaminohydroxyphosphoribosylaminopyrimidine deaminase/5-amino-6-(5-phosphoribosylamino)uracil reductase RibD, whose product MMSRAIQLAKRGIYTTSPNPNVGCVIVQTDGQIVGEGFHAKAGEPHAEVHAMRMAGDKAKGATAYVTLEPCSHYGRTPPCAEGLIKAQVSKVICAMQDPNPKVAGRGINMLRDAGIEVEIGLLEQDALDLNPAFIKRMQTGMPFVQLKMAASLDGQTALANGQSQWITSAEARRDVQNYRAKSGAVLSTSQTVIEDNASLNVRWAELPSSAQAHYAEEELRQPIRVILDRQNQLRPELKLYQTPTSVLRVAEASADITVGTTDAGQLDLHDLMRQLPANHIDHIWVEAGATLAKSLIEAQLVDELILYLAPKLMGSDGRGLMGALGLTSMSDVIDLEIKDVRQVGVDIRIEAKPVFRNR is encoded by the coding sequence ATGATGTCGCGTGCTATTCAATTAGCGAAACGCGGCATTTACACCACTTCGCCAAACCCAAATGTCGGCTGTGTCATCGTACAAACCGATGGTCAGATCGTTGGTGAAGGTTTTCATGCCAAAGCGGGCGAACCTCATGCCGAAGTGCATGCCATGCGAATGGCCGGTGATAAGGCAAAAGGCGCGACGGCTTACGTTACGCTAGAACCTTGTTCTCATTACGGTCGAACGCCGCCTTGTGCGGAAGGTTTGATTAAGGCTCAAGTTTCGAAAGTGATTTGCGCCATGCAGGACCCAAACCCTAAAGTCGCAGGGCGTGGTATCAACATGCTACGCGACGCGGGTATTGAGGTTGAAATCGGTTTGCTTGAGCAAGATGCTCTCGATTTGAACCCTGCATTTATCAAGCGCATGCAAACGGGTATGCCTTTTGTTCAGCTTAAGATGGCAGCCAGCCTTGATGGACAAACGGCCTTAGCAAATGGTCAAAGCCAATGGATAACATCGGCAGAAGCACGTCGTGATGTTCAGAATTATCGAGCAAAATCCGGTGCGGTGCTATCAACTAGCCAAACGGTGATTGAAGACAACGCATCGCTGAATGTTCGTTGGGCTGAATTACCAAGCAGCGCTCAAGCTCATTACGCTGAAGAGGAGCTACGTCAGCCGATTCGCGTGATTCTTGACCGCCAAAATCAACTGCGCCCTGAGCTCAAGTTATACCAGACGCCAACATCGGTATTGAGAGTCGCTGAAGCCTCTGCCGATATTACAGTCGGAACAACGGATGCAGGTCAGCTGGACTTACACGATTTGATGCGTCAGTTACCTGCTAATCATATTGACCATATTTGGGTCGAAGCGGGTGCCACGTTGGCAAAAAGCTTGATTGAAGCGCAGCTGGTGGATGAGCTAATCCTCTATTTAGCACCTAAACTTATGGGCAGTGACGGACGAGGTTTGATGGGCGCATTAGGGCTCACCTCAATGTCTGATGTTATTGATCTAGAAATTAAAGATGTTCGACAGGTTGGTGTGGATATTCGCATCGAAGCGAAACCCGTATTTCGAAACCGATAG
- the nrdR gene encoding transcriptional regulator NrdR, with translation MHCPFCSENDTKVIDSRLVADGHQVRRRRQCLACSERFTTFESAELVMPKVIKSNGNREPFNEDKMVGGVQRALEKRPVSADAIELAISTIKSQLRATGEREVPSEMIGNLVMGQLKELDKVAYIRFASVYRSFEDIREFGEEIAKLED, from the coding sequence ATGCATTGTCCTTTTTGTTCAGAGAACGACACTAAAGTAATCGATTCAAGACTGGTAGCCGATGGCCATCAGGTTCGTCGTCGCCGTCAATGCCTTGCATGTAGCGAGCGTTTTACTACGTTCGAATCGGCAGAACTTGTGATGCCTAAAGTAATTAAGTCGAATGGAAACCGCGAACCATTTAACGAAGACAAAATGGTCGGTGGTGTTCAGCGCGCCTTAGAAAAACGCCCAGTGAGTGCTGATGCAATTGAACTTGCGATCAGTACGATTAAGTCACAACTCCGTGCAACTGGTGAGCGTGAAGTACCAAGCGAGATGATCGGTAATCTTGTGATGGGCCAATTGAAAGAATTGGATAAAGTGGCGTACATCCGTTTTGCCTCTGTTTACCGCAGCTTTGAAGACATCCGAGAGTTTGGCGAAGAAATCGCTAAATTAGAGGACTAA
- a CDS encoding glutamate-5-semialdehyde dehydrogenase: MDLTNMGIAAKEAAFHLATASTAQKNKALAIIADELEANATTILEANAKDIELGREAGLTDALLDRLLLNEERLTGIANDVRNVISLNDPVGSEIDSKVLENGMSLSRRRVPLGVVGVIYEARPNVTIDIAALCLKTGNASILRGGKETFFSNMELVKVIQSALEKAELPAASVQYIEKPDRELVSQLLKLDDYVDMIIPRGGAGLHKMCKENSTIPVIIGGFGISHIFVDESADLEKSVDVVENSKVQRPSACNSLDTLLVHEAVAEAFLAKLTQRLAGKVTLVADASAKSLLTGFEDQRDAVEGDFDTEWLSYTLGVKVVADVAEAIDHMRVHNASHSDAIMTNSLESSERFINSVGSAAVYVNASTRFTDGAQFGLGAEVAVSTQKLHARGPMGLEELTSYKWVGKANYLVRG, translated from the coding sequence GTGGATTTAACTAACATGGGTATCGCAGCAAAAGAGGCTGCTTTCCACCTAGCGACCGCATCTACGGCGCAAAAAAATAAAGCATTGGCGATTATCGCTGATGAGCTAGAAGCAAACGCAACAACGATTTTAGAAGCGAACGCGAAAGACATCGAACTAGGTCGCGAAGCGGGTTTAACAGACGCACTGCTTGATCGTCTACTTCTTAACGAAGAGCGCTTAACAGGCATTGCTAATGACGTTCGTAACGTGATTAGCCTGAATGACCCAGTTGGCAGTGAGATTGACAGTAAGGTACTGGAAAACGGTATGTCACTGTCACGCCGCCGCGTACCACTTGGTGTGGTTGGAGTTATCTATGAAGCACGTCCTAACGTAACCATCGATATTGCGGCACTGTGTTTGAAAACAGGTAACGCAAGCATCCTACGTGGTGGTAAAGAGACGTTCTTCTCGAACATGGAGCTAGTTAAAGTAATCCAGTCTGCACTAGAGAAAGCGGAACTTCCTGCGGCTTCTGTTCAGTACATCGAGAAACCGGATCGTGAGTTGGTATCTCAACTGCTTAAACTGGACGACTACGTGGATATGATCATTCCTCGTGGTGGCGCTGGTCTGCACAAGATGTGTAAAGAGAACAGTACTATTCCAGTTATCATCGGTGGTTTCGGTATCAGCCACATCTTTGTTGATGAGAGCGCTGATCTAGAGAAGTCTGTTGATGTGGTTGAAAACTCGAAAGTTCAACGTCCATCTGCATGTAACTCATTGGATACGCTGCTAGTGCATGAAGCCGTTGCTGAAGCTTTCCTTGCTAAGCTAACACAGCGTTTAGCAGGCAAAGTAACCTTGGTTGCTGACGCGAGTGCAAAATCACTGCTTACTGGTTTTGAAGACCAACGCGATGCGGTTGAAGGCGACTTTGACACTGAATGGCTAAGCTACACGTTAGGAGTTAAAGTGGTTGCGGACGTTGCAGAGGCGATTGACCACATGCGCGTACACAACGCGAGTCACTCAGACGCCATCATGACTAACAGTCTAGAAAGCTCCGAGCGCTTTATTAACTCGGTAGGTTCTGCAGCGGTTTACGTGAATGCATCCACTCGTTTTACTGATGGCGCACAGTTTGGTTTAGGTGCAGAAGTGGCGGTATCTACTCAGAAACTGCATGCTCGCGGCCCAATGGGTTTAGAAGAACTGACAAGCTATAAATGGGTGGGCAAAGCGAACTATTTAGTTCGAGGTTAA
- the proB gene encoding glutamate 5-kinase, whose protein sequence is MLKHHLLFVLSIKDFMTTNHQSGTTTQRKTVVVKLGTSVLTGGTLALDRAHMVELVRQCAELKKQGHSVVMVSSGAIAAGREHLGYPALPNSMASKQLLAAVGQSQLIQVWESLFAIYGLKIGQMLLTRADLDDRERFLNARDTINALVEHDIIPVVNENDAVATNEIKVGDNDNLSALVGILCGADKLLLLTDQKGLFTADPRKDPNAELIKEVKTIDDTLRKIAGGSGTTLGTGGMATKLQAADIARRAGIEVIIAAGSAENVVFDSLSDNPQGTRFLPLAEALENRKRWILAGPASAGDIVVDDGAVNAVNTKGSSLLAKGVIRVQGEFSRGEVTQVTDSKGKVVARGIASYSSQDLAKIAGKHSKDIGDILGYDYGSEVIHRDDLVVIQE, encoded by the coding sequence TTGCTAAAACATCACCTCTTATTTGTTTTATCCATAAAAGACTTCATGACAACAAATCATCAAAGCGGGACAACAACACAGCGTAAAACTGTCGTTGTTAAACTGGGTACCAGTGTCTTAACTGGTGGAACATTGGCATTAGATCGTGCTCACATGGTTGAGCTGGTTCGTCAGTGTGCTGAATTAAAAAAACAAGGCCACTCTGTGGTTATGGTTTCGTCTGGCGCAATTGCAGCAGGACGTGAGCACCTTGGTTACCCCGCACTTCCCAACTCAATGGCGAGCAAACAGTTGCTTGCGGCAGTTGGGCAAAGCCAGTTGATTCAAGTTTGGGAGTCTTTGTTTGCTATCTATGGCCTTAAGATTGGCCAAATGCTACTGACTCGTGCTGATCTTGATGATCGCGAGCGTTTTCTGAATGCTCGTGACACGATCAACGCACTCGTTGAACACGACATTATTCCTGTCGTAAACGAAAATGACGCAGTAGCGACCAACGAAATTAAAGTGGGCGACAACGATAACTTGTCGGCACTGGTTGGTATTTTATGCGGTGCTGATAAGCTTTTGCTGCTAACTGACCAAAAAGGCTTGTTTACAGCCGACCCTCGTAAAGACCCGAATGCTGAGCTCATCAAAGAAGTGAAAACGATTGATGACACACTGCGCAAGATCGCAGGCGGCAGTGGTACGACGTTGGGCACTGGCGGCATGGCAACAAAACTGCAGGCGGCGGATATTGCTCGTCGCGCAGGTATTGAAGTTATTATTGCAGCAGGCAGTGCTGAAAACGTGGTGTTCGACTCTTTGAGCGACAATCCACAAGGCACACGTTTCCTACCGTTAGCAGAAGCGCTTGAAAACCGTAAGCGTTGGATTTTAGCGGGCCCTGCTTCAGCAGGCGATATTGTGGTCGACGATGGTGCAGTAAACGCCGTTAACACTAAAGGGAGCAGCTTGTTGGCGAAAGGGGTTATTCGAGTTCAAGGCGAGTTTTCTCGTGGTGAAGTCACCCAAGTCACAGACAGCAAAGGCAAGGTAGTGGCGCGTGGTATCGCTAGCTACTCAAGCCAAGACCTAGCAAAAATAGCAGGCAAGCACAGTAAAGATATTGGCGACATCCTTGGTTACGATTACGGGTCAGAAGTCATTCACCGTGACGACCTTGTTGTAATCCAAGAATAG
- the crl gene encoding sigma factor-binding protein Crl translates to MSEVTQEPTHYRLLNVLKAIGPYLREPQSEEGHYLFDCLSVCVNDKKSPEEREFWGWWLELDKSEEGYSAKYNIGKYNIEGNWDSLPLPKKAVAEVSRTQEAFHQKLVDELQSKFEISIQLDEESVEFV, encoded by the coding sequence ATGTCAGAAGTGACACAAGAACCAACGCATTATCGCTTGTTAAACGTTTTAAAGGCCATTGGTCCTTATTTGAGGGAGCCGCAATCAGAAGAAGGCCACTATCTTTTTGATTGCTTGTCTGTGTGTGTGAACGATAAAAAATCACCAGAAGAACGTGAGTTCTGGGGCTGGTGGTTGGAATTGGATAAGTCGGAAGAGGGATATTCGGCGAAGTACAACATAGGTAAATACAACATTGAAGGCAACTGGGATTCTTTACCACTGCCTAAAAAGGCGGTCGCTGAGGTGTCTCGAACTCAAGAAGCCTTCCACCAAAAACTGGTTGATGAACTTCAAAGTAAGTTTGAAATCAGTATCCAATTAGACGAAGAGTCTGTCGAATTCGTCTGA
- the frsA gene encoding esterase FrsA — MSESEETSSNLSETLFVKHKQAKETSMLTQYMPSSEALLDEKREQQNLSWYRNLRRLQWVWQGVNPIEQEAVLSRIASSDNSRTTDEWLDTVMGYRSGNWAYEWTKLGMQHQNRSNEKSGEEMAEELFSASLCFSIAGYPHLKNDNLAAQAQVLANAAYSEAIKHTKLIVKQIEVPYQNKKIKANLHLAKTDKPQPVVIVSAGLDSLQTDMWRLFRDYLAPKNIAMLTVDMPSIGHSSHWPLTEDSSCLHQAVLNELPNIPWVDHHKVGLFGFRFGGNAMVRLSFVEQQKIKACISLGAPIHDIFVHADKLKQMPKMHLDVLASRLGKGAVDINSLSGQLMAWSLKVQGLLSNSKTRVPILALALEGDPVSPPMDNQLVAIYSDYGKAKKIKAKSITQGYEQSLELAIKWLEDELFR, encoded by the coding sequence ATGTCTGAATCAGAAGAAACGAGCTCGAACCTTTCGGAAACCTTGTTTGTAAAGCACAAGCAGGCCAAAGAGACCTCAATGTTGACGCAATACATGCCAAGCTCTGAAGCGTTATTGGATGAGAAGCGTGAGCAGCAAAACTTATCTTGGTATCGAAACCTAAGACGTCTTCAGTGGGTATGGCAAGGCGTTAACCCAATTGAGCAAGAGGCGGTATTGTCGCGAATCGCATCGTCAGACAACTCACGCACAACCGATGAGTGGTTGGATACCGTGATGGGCTACCGCAGCGGCAACTGGGCATACGAGTGGACCAAGTTAGGTATGCAACACCAGAACCGTTCTAATGAAAAGAGCGGTGAAGAGATGGCTGAAGAGTTGTTCTCGGCGTCTTTGTGTTTCAGCATTGCGGGCTACCCACATCTTAAGAACGATAACTTGGCGGCTCAGGCTCAGGTATTGGCGAACGCGGCCTATTCGGAGGCGATTAAGCATACCAAGCTGATCGTTAAGCAGATTGAAGTGCCGTATCAAAACAAGAAGATCAAAGCGAATTTGCATCTAGCGAAAACAGATAAGCCTCAACCGGTTGTTATCGTGAGTGCGGGTTTGGATAGCTTACAAACAGACATGTGGCGTTTGTTTAGGGATTACTTAGCACCTAAGAACATCGCGATGCTGACGGTAGACATGCCATCGATTGGTCACAGTTCTCATTGGCCGTTAACGGAAGATTCTTCGTGCTTACACCAAGCGGTATTGAACGAACTGCCAAACATCCCTTGGGTAGATCATCACAAGGTGGGCTTATTTGGCTTCCGCTTTGGTGGTAATGCCATGGTGAGATTGTCGTTCGTTGAACAACAGAAGATCAAAGCGTGTATCTCTCTTGGTGCGCCTATCCACGATATCTTTGTTCATGCCGATAAACTTAAGCAGATGCCGAAGATGCACTTAGACGTGCTAGCTTCTCGCCTGGGTAAAGGTGCGGTGGATATTAATAGCCTTTCTGGGCAGTTGATGGCGTGGTCACTTAAGGTGCAAGGGCTACTGTCGAACAGCAAAACCCGTGTTCCTATCTTGGCACTAGCCTTAGAAGGGGACCCTGTATCACCACCAATGGATAATCAACTGGTTGCTATTTACAGTGATTACGGTAAAGCGAAGAAAATCAAAGCTAAATCAATTACACAAGGTTATGAGCAATCCCTCGAATTGGCGATAAAGTGGCTTGAGGATGAATTATTTAGATGA